The DNA segment GGCCCCGCCCGCGTACCGCGGTGGCCCGCTCGCGGCGGTGGACGCCGGGACCCGGGCCGCCCTGAAACAGCTCGCCGGCATGACCGGCCTGATCGACACGGCCGCGGCGACGGCGGCGTGGGAGAAGGCGCTCCAGGCGCCGCCGTGGACCGGCCCGCCGCGGTGGGCGCACGCGGACCTGATGCCCGGCAACCTCCTCGTCACCGGAGGCCGCCTCTGCGCGGTCATCGACTTCGGCACGCTGGGCGCCGGCGACCCCGCGTGCGACCTGATCCCGGCCTGGAACCTCCTGCCGGCCCCGGCCCGCCCCGCGTTCCGCGACGCCACGACCGCCGACGACGCCCAGTGGGAACGCGGCCGGGGCTGGGCGCTGTCGATGGCCCTCATCCAACTCCCGTACTACAAGGACACCAACCCCGCGATGGCGGAGAACGCCCGGCACGTCATCCGGGAGGTGCTGGCGGACGAGGGGGCGCGGTGAGGGCCGGGCACGCCTGCCTGAAGTGGTTCGCGCCGGATCAGCGGCGCCCCCGGTAGTGATCCACGGGATCAGCCCCCGGCAGTGATCCACAACTGGATCGCCAGGCCGATGCCGATCGAGCCGGCCAGCCAGCGCAGCTGGGTCGCCGGCATCCGGCGGG comes from the Streptomyces sp. TS71-3 genome and includes:
- a CDS encoding aminoglycoside phosphotransferase family protein produces the protein MHAGETPTDAGLVRRLIAAQFPEWAGLPVRRHPSSGTVNAVYRLGDHLSVRLPRLESGVPDAVKERTWLPRLAPLLPVAVPEAVGVGVPGEGYPWTWSVHRWLDGTHPHPDVLASPVGPAGAAGAADPVALARDLGRFVTALRRADATGAPPAYRGGPLAAVDAGTRAALKQLAGMTGLIDTAAATAAWEKALQAPPWTGPPRWAHADLMPGNLLVTGGRLCAVIDFGTLGAGDPACDLIPAWNLLPAPARPAFRDATTADDAQWERGRGWALSMALIQLPYYKDTNPAMAENARHVIREVLADEGAR